A section of the Sceloporus undulatus isolate JIND9_A2432 ecotype Alabama chromosome 3, SceUnd_v1.1, whole genome shotgun sequence genome encodes:
- the LOC121926847 gene encoding matrix metalloproteinase-18-like yields the protein MKCLLLMIALYGAFSSAVPLVQETDYISETDLEFAKKYMENYYPESESTPVLRSKSATAAEKMQKIQQMQKFFGLKVTGKLDPSTLEAMKKPRCGVPDIEEYRTFPMSPKWGKKDLTYSIQNYTPDMAPADVDNAIERAWKMWSDVTPLTFTRVYDSSADIEISFASGYHGDYIPFDGQGGQLAHAYSPAYGGNAHFDEDENWTKSSPGINLFIVAAHEFGHSLGLQHSSVLEALMFPTYQAGDPQNIRLHRDDIEGIQHLYGPPKEDNDESEDPILVNDAMLADSCDPHLAFDAVVSLRGETIFFKNRFFWRKNPLRTQVEKDPISAFWPTLNHDIDAAYEDEDDDTVFLFKGHKYWATKGNIIQPGFPKNIHSLGLPKIVKKVDAAFYDRSSKKTYFFSGSNYWRYDKAKNALEKDYPRKITADFYEVGSAVDAAFLYNGHIYLFHGSKQYEYDSRTKQFLGIKNSNSWFGCQ from the exons ATGAAATGCCTTCTACTGATGATTGCCCTCTATGGAGCCTTTTCTTCTGCTGTGCCCTTAGTCCAAGAAACTGATTACATTTCAGAAACGGACCTGGAGTTTGCAAAG AAATACATGGAAAACTACTATCCAGAATCAGAGTCAACACCTGTTCTAAGAAGCAAAAGTGCCACTGCTGCtgagaaaatgcagaaaatacagcAAATGCAGAAGTTCTTTGGGCTGAAAGTGACAGGAAAACTAGATCCAAGCACTTTGGAAGCAATGAAAAAACCGAGATGTGGGGTTCCTGATATAGAAGAATACCGCACCTTTCCTATGTCTCCtaaatggggaaagaaagacCTGACATATAG CATTCAGAATTACACACCAGACATGGCGCCTGCTGATGTAGATAATGCTATTGAGAGAGCCTGGAAAATGTGGAGTGATGTGACCCCGTTGACCTTCACCAGAGTTTATGACAGCTCTGCAGATATAGAGATCTCTTTTGCTTCTGGGT acCATGGCGACTATATTCCCTTTGATGGACAAGGTGGACAGTTAGCTCATGCGTATTCACCAGCTTATGGTGGAAATGCCCATTTTGATGAGGATGAAAACTGGACAAAATCTTCACCAG GAATCAACCTATTTATCGTTGCTGCCCATGAGTTTGGCCACTCCCTGGGTCTTCAGCATTCCAGTGTTTTGGAAGCTCTGATGTTTCCAACCTACCAGGCTGGAGACCCACAAAACATAAGGCTTCATAGAGATGACATTGAAGGCATCCAGCATCTGTATG GTCCCCCTAAAGAAGACAATGATGAGTCAGAAGACCCCATACTAGTAAATGACGCAATGTTAGCAGACTCATGCGACCCACATCTGGCTTTTGATGCTGTTGTTAGTCTCAGAGGAGAAACCATCTTCTTTAAAAACAG GTTTTTTTGGCGAAAAAATCCACTGAGAACACAGGTTGAAAAAGATCCTATATCTGCTTTCTGGCCAACTTTAAACCATGATATAGATGCTGcatatgaagatgaagatgatgacacagtctttctttttaaag GTCATAAGTATTGGGCTACCAAAGGAAATATTATTCAGCCAGGTTTTCCAAAGAACATCCACAGTTTAGGCTTACCAAAAATTGTGAAGAAAGTTGATGCAGCTTTTTATGACAGAAGCTCAAAGAAAACGTACTTCTTTTCTGGCAGCAACTACTGGAG ATATGACAAAGCCAAGAATGCACTGGAGAAAGACTATCCAAGGAAGATAACAGCTGATTTCTATGAAGTTGGTTCTGCAGTGGATGCTGCTTTTCTATATAATG GACATATCTATTTATTCCATGGCTCAAAGCAATATGAATATGACAGCAGAACCAAACAATTTCTTGGCATAAAGAACAGCAACAGCTGGTTTGGCTGCCAGTGA